Proteins co-encoded in one Acidobacteriota bacterium genomic window:
- a CDS encoding TonB-dependent receptor, with protein sequence MTKLILWLILVLSLTCIVSAQNKGFITGRVAERSTGQPVAARVEIAGAQEAQADEKGNYRLEVAQGVYAIRISYAGFATLVINQVGVTAGRDTVVNAELDVTLSAEVEVRSETFTENVDQAVSSVTLRREDLRTTPGSGGDPLRAINSLPGVTAASAEFADLIVRGGTPNENLTYIDNIPVRDFTYFTDQYDGPRGGRASILPPDAFDRAEFSAGGFGAKYGDKMSSVLDVGIREANRRRVQGVLFADSGTMGGSLDVPIAKRGSWLFSARRSYIDVALDVAGIADAGIIGYPRTLDFTNKFVYDLTPRNKLTFTALNFFETFNQTDAQAQNIDRRTDRFRMRRTSQRHILGTTLSTTINAKTLAQTTVWHNIAHNDGMFYLPYTSVLQRQRNLRDSQTGVKEDVSWMPDQKVRLSFGGALQIDGVNYYTFERAGNLYSPLEEEYVAPTRQYRFRLSNSTSGNLYAQAVVNVTNRFSITPGIRLDHYGLTGETLASPRFAARFNASNTVALTFATGIYRQPPSAFQFSLTPLNQDLKTQSATHIIGGVEWMVREDTRIRVEAFRKSYSDLVVQQVGPTPAFVSNGRYFNSGSGTASGFEVSVHRALTGFLTGQASYGYVISDRKLTAGGLEMPSDLERPHQLTLIGITSFKGFNIAAKYRIASGLPYTRRTAITVAAGTFIQRIASASDINALRLPNFASFDLRAERRFAFKRVSISPYIDIFNLTNYRSVVQPSYEFNRRTPRMLGEDKRLPIFGFRFEF encoded by the coding sequence ATGACTAAGTTGATTCTCTGGCTGATTCTGGTCCTTTCGCTAACGTGTATTGTTAGTGCTCAAAACAAAGGGTTTATCACCGGCCGCGTGGCTGAGCGATCGACCGGGCAGCCGGTTGCCGCGAGGGTTGAGATCGCTGGAGCCCAAGAGGCTCAGGCTGATGAGAAGGGCAACTACAGGCTCGAGGTTGCACAGGGCGTGTACGCGATCCGCATCTCGTACGCGGGTTTTGCGACGCTTGTGATCAACCAAGTCGGCGTGACGGCGGGGCGTGATACGGTGGTGAATGCGGAGCTGGATGTGACACTGTCGGCTGAGGTCGAGGTGCGGAGCGAGACCTTTACCGAGAATGTCGATCAGGCGGTGAGCAGCGTGACGCTTCGGCGCGAAGACCTGCGTACAACGCCGGGCAGCGGCGGCGATCCGCTGCGGGCGATCAATTCTTTGCCCGGAGTAACGGCTGCCTCGGCCGAGTTTGCCGATCTGATCGTTCGCGGCGGTACGCCGAATGAGAATCTTACCTACATCGATAATATTCCGGTCCGTGATTTCACCTATTTTACCGACCAATACGACGGGCCGCGTGGCGGGCGGGCTTCGATACTACCGCCGGATGCGTTCGACCGGGCAGAGTTTTCTGCCGGCGGTTTTGGGGCGAAATACGGCGACAAGATGTCGTCCGTGCTGGATGTCGGAATTCGCGAGGCTAATCGACGGCGTGTGCAGGGCGTGCTTTTTGCCGATTCCGGAACGATGGGCGGCAGCCTCGATGTGCCGATCGCTAAACGCGGCAGTTGGCTGTTCTCAGCCCGCCGCAGCTATATCGACGTTGCTCTCGATGTCGCCGGAATTGCTGACGCGGGCATCATCGGTTATCCGCGAACGCTCGATTTCACGAACAAATTCGTCTACGACCTGACGCCGCGAAATAAGCTGACGTTCACGGCACTCAACTTCTTCGAAACCTTCAACCAGACCGACGCTCAGGCCCAAAATATCGACCGCCGCACCGACCGTTTTCGCATGCGGCGAACGTCGCAGCGGCATATTCTCGGCACGACGCTGAGCACGACCATCAATGCCAAAACGCTCGCCCAGACGACCGTTTGGCACAATATTGCCCACAACGACGGAATGTTTTACCTTCCGTATACATCGGTCCTACAGCGCCAGCGTAACCTGCGCGATTCGCAGACCGGCGTGAAAGAAGACGTTTCGTGGATGCCGGATCAGAAGGTGCGACTCTCGTTTGGCGGTGCTCTGCAAATAGACGGGGTAAATTACTACACCTTCGAGCGGGCCGGAAATCTCTACAGCCCGCTTGAGGAAGAATACGTCGCACCGACGCGGCAGTACCGCTTTCGGCTGTCGAACAGCACGTCCGGAAATCTATACGCACAAGCCGTCGTCAATGTGACGAACCGTTTCTCTATCACACCGGGCATTCGTCTGGACCATTACGGTCTGACTGGCGAAACGCTCGCGAGCCCGCGGTTTGCGGCCCGGTTCAATGCTTCGAACACAGTCGCACTGACGTTTGCGACCGGCATTTATCGCCAGCCGCCTTCGGCTTTCCAATTTTCGCTGACGCCGCTCAACCAGGATCTGAAAACCCAATCCGCAACGCACATTATCGGCGGCGTGGAATGGATGGTTCGTGAGGACACACGCATCCGCGTCGAGGCGTTTCGCAAATCTTACAGCGATCTCGTTGTCCAGCAGGTCGGGCCAACGCCGGCTTTTGTGTCGAACGGGCGATATTTTAACTCCGGCAGCGGGACGGCGAGTGGTTTTGAGGTGTCGGTGCATCGTGCGCTGACGGGCTTTCTTACCGGGCAGGCTTCGTATGGATACGTTATATCTGACCGCAAATTGACGGCGGGCGGCCTCGAGATGCCATCCGATCTCGAACGCCCGCACCAGCTCACGCTTATCGGCATCACGAGTTTCAAGGGATTCAACATCGCCGCCAAATACCGCATCGCAAGCGGCCTGCCATACACGCGCCGAACGGCGATAACGGTCGCGGCGGGAACCTTCATCCAACGGATCGCTTCCGCATCGGATATAAACGCGCTTCGGCTGCCAAATTTCGCGAGCTTCGACCTTCGGGCCGAGCGTCGTTTCGCCTTCAAACGCGTTTCGATCTCACCGTATATCGACATTTTCAACCTTACAAACTACCGAAGCGTCGTCCAGCCAAGCTACGAATTCAACCGCCGAACCCCGCGAATGCTGGGCGAGGATAAAAGGTTGCCGATATTTGGATTCAGGTTTGAGTTTTAG
- a CDS encoding RNA-binding protein: MSMKLYVGNLSFQTSSQDLEALFAGIGAVDSASVVEDRETGRSRGFGFVEMANQADGEKAISELDGQEFAGRQIKVNEAKPREDRGSRGGYGGGGNNYGGGGYGGGGGGRRENRW, encoded by the coding sequence ATGTCAATGAAACTGTATGTAGGTAATCTTTCGTTCCAGACGTCGAGCCAGGATCTCGAAGCTTTATTCGCCGGCATCGGAGCTGTCGATTCGGCGAGCGTCGTTGAGGACCGTGAAACCGGCCGTTCACGAGGCTTCGGTTTTGTCGAAATGGCGAACCAGGCTGATGGCGAAAAAGCGATCTCGGAACTCGACGGCCAAGAATTTGCCGGACGTCAGATCAAGGTCAATGAGGCAAAACCGCGTGAAGATCGCGGCAGCCGAGGCGGCTATGGCGGGGGCGGCAATAATTATGGCGGCGGGGGCTATGGCGGGGGCGGCGGAGGCCGTCGTGAGAATCGCTGGTAG
- a CDS encoding aspartate/glutamate racemase family protein, with amino-acid sequence MKKLAIIDWGIGGISIYKLVKEELGVPVVYFSDTGATPYGKMTRPELVSRLNSVVASLKKRGVTHLVIGCNAASTAIPFLTDQGIKIEGMIDNAIAASMSHNPTKLAVIGGRRTLLSRVYRNGFAAHGLEIEQRIAQPLSGLIEGGDISSDKLRREAKKILDPIKNCTHILLACTHYPAITPLLRELVSAETEFIDPATSLVKKISKWEIDTDRVDEFLTSGDPKAMKRSAKLAFGVEIRSIENTVF; translated from the coding sequence ATGAAAAAGTTAGCGATCATTGATTGGGGAATCGGCGGCATCAGCATCTACAAGCTGGTGAAAGAAGAGCTTGGCGTGCCCGTCGTCTATTTTTCCGACACCGGAGCAACTCCATACGGGAAAATGACGCGCCCGGAACTCGTTTCCAGATTGAACAGCGTGGTGGCTTCCTTGAAAAAACGAGGTGTCACGCATCTTGTTATTGGCTGCAACGCAGCAAGTACCGCGATCCCGTTCTTGACCGATCAAGGTATAAAGATCGAAGGTATGATCGACAACGCGATCGCTGCGTCTATGAGCCATAATCCAACCAAACTCGCCGTCATCGGCGGACGACGGACATTGCTTTCCCGGGTTTATCGAAACGGGTTTGCGGCTCATGGTTTAGAGATAGAACAGCGAATTGCGCAACCCCTCTCCGGCTTGATCGAGGGTGGCGATATCTCATCTGACAAACTCCGCCGCGAGGCAAAAAAGATCCTCGATCCGATAAAAAACTGCACACATATTCTACTTGCCTGCACGCATTATCCCGCAATAACACCGTTACTCAGGGAGCTGGTTTCGGCAGAAACGGAGTTCATCGATCCTGCTACTTCGCTCGTAAAAAAGATCTCGAAATGGGAGATAGACACCGACCGAGTTGATGAGTTTCTCACGTCAGGCGATCCGAAAGCCATGAAACGTTCTGCAAAACTGGCGTTTGGCGTCGAGATCCGATCGATCGAGAACACTGTGTTCTAG
- a CDS encoding DUF3592 domain-containing protein: protein MDEPIQSEFDGHGSLLLARAAVFSVPLFLLLIVSILSALNLVKIMTYSKSVGVIANITISTTQGKVPATFYDYAVSFETAAKQKIYTNVGKTVFIDAYAKGDPVTVFYTPDDPFVAFVNHAATIWFVPICLTSATMIWLVIGVLLIRPSRQKR, encoded by the coding sequence ATGGACGAACCGATACAATCAGAATTCGACGGTCACGGCTCATTACTATTAGCACGTGCTGCGGTTTTTTCAGTGCCGCTGTTCTTGCTGTTGATCGTATCGATCCTTTCAGCTCTGAACTTGGTCAAGATCATGACCTACTCCAAGTCCGTCGGGGTAATAGCGAACATTACGATCTCAACTACGCAAGGAAAAGTGCCGGCCACATTCTATGATTATGCAGTTTCATTCGAGACGGCGGCGAAGCAAAAGATCTATACGAATGTGGGCAAAACCGTTTTTATTGATGCCTATGCTAAAGGAGATCCGGTAACGGTGTTCTATACCCCGGACGATCCATTCGTAGCTTTTGTAAATCATGCAGCCACCATTTGGTTTGTGCCCATATGCCTCACCTCAGCCACAATGATATGGCTGGTTATCGGCGTGCTTTTGATCCGACCTAGTCGCCAAAAGCGATAA
- a CDS encoding stage II sporulation protein M, which translates to MNRFLTEHKDNWQRLEDLLSMLHGTGLKGLSRMEVREFGELYRRAASDLAIARAETRDPKLINYLNSLVIRAHGRIYRAESQGAGLIWKFFTEEFPQTFRRNWRYMAVAFGLFVGFALFGFIATWIDIDFTHFVMLSGISSEITANNQWWKGLNDANQIGATKILSNNILVTFRVFAMGAFFGIGAFYDLAFEGARLGSVFAACYKLNPPFGNALASFVVGHGVIELSTIFFCGGAGMMIGYAMIDPGDLTRAQALKKKGLEAARIVIGCACFLVIAGTIEGFLSPSDLPPIVKIATGVGTGIAMYSYLFLAGHPKEV; encoded by the coding sequence GTGAACCGCTTTCTCACAGAACACAAAGACAACTGGCAGCGGCTCGAAGATCTGCTTTCGATGCTCCACGGTACCGGTTTAAAAGGGCTTTCAAGGATGGAGGTCCGCGAATTTGGCGAGCTTTACCGCCGCGCAGCGTCGGATCTTGCTATCGCCCGAGCAGAGACACGCGATCCGAAATTAATAAATTATCTCAACAGTCTCGTCATCCGGGCACACGGTCGTATCTATCGTGCCGAGAGCCAAGGCGCGGGATTGATCTGGAAATTTTTTACTGAGGAATTTCCGCAAACATTTCGTCGCAACTGGCGATATATGGCTGTCGCCTTTGGACTCTTCGTGGGATTTGCTCTCTTTGGATTTATCGCAACCTGGATCGATATCGATTTTACTCATTTTGTCATGCTTTCCGGCATAAGCTCTGAGATCACGGCGAATAATCAGTGGTGGAAAGGGCTGAATGACGCAAATCAGATCGGCGCGACCAAAATCCTCTCGAATAACATTCTTGTCACCTTTCGTGTATTTGCGATGGGAGCGTTCTTTGGGATCGGGGCGTTTTACGATCTCGCATTCGAAGGAGCGAGGCTCGGGAGCGTATTTGCTGCCTGTTATAAGCTAAACCCGCCATTTGGGAATGCCCTCGCAAGCTTCGTCGTCGGACACGGCGTGATCGAGCTTTCTACCATTTTCTTCTGCGGCGGAGCAGGAATGATGATCGGCTACGCGATGATAGATCCAGGAGATCTGACACGTGCCCAGGCGCTGAAAAAGAAAGGTCTGGAAGCCGCTCGTATTGTGATCGGATGTGCCTGTTTTCTCGTCATCGCGGGCACGATCGAAGGATTTCTTTCACCTTCCGACCTACCGCCGATTGTAAAGATCGCAACCGGCGTGGGCACCGGCATTGCAATGTACTCATATCTGTTTCTGGCAGGACATCCAAAAGAAGTCTAA
- a CDS encoding S8 family serine peptidase, protein MQKDGSHVLSTPLRLDADERFTGKGVTIAFLDSGFYPHVDLTTPRNRILAYRSLIDQDGDLSSLFQPDVASWHGMMTSVVAAGNGSLSNGFYRGMAPDADVVLIKLARTGRITDQNIQDGLEWVLENRERYNIRVVNISAGGDEELSYLHDPLSQAVEACSAAGITVVCAVGNAGHLPNHPVVPPASAPSAIAVGGLDDNNSINRAKRGMYRSSYGPTIDGLQKPEVIASSIWVPAPILPNTPTAQQAALLEKLDKAQDDELHGIIHEYRGTDPELDAAHDRPVHSIRQIILLKIRRENVITKHYKYVDGTSFSAPIVSSLAAQMLEANPDLTPSQIKKILISTSERLPQYEVDRQGWGVIDPRRAVEAALSLR, encoded by the coding sequence ATGCAAAAGGACGGTTCGCACGTACTTTCGACGCCGCTGCGGCTGGATGCCGACGAGCGTTTTACTGGAAAAGGCGTGACAATCGCGTTTCTCGATTCGGGCTTTTATCCGCATGTCGACCTGACCACGCCGCGAAACCGCATCCTCGCATACCGAAGCCTGATCGACCAGGACGGCGATCTTTCGTCGCTGTTTCAGCCGGACGTTGCGAGTTGGCACGGGATGATGACCTCGGTCGTGGCAGCCGGGAATGGCTCGCTATCGAACGGTTTCTACCGTGGAATGGCTCCTGACGCTGACGTGGTTCTCATCAAACTCGCCCGAACCGGCCGCATTACCGACCAGAACATCCAGGACGGCCTGGAATGGGTACTCGAAAACCGCGAGAGATACAACATTAGGGTCGTCAATATCTCGGCCGGCGGCGACGAAGAGTTAAGCTATCTGCACGATCCGCTTTCGCAGGCGGTCGAGGCTTGTTCAGCAGCCGGGATCACGGTTGTTTGTGCGGTTGGCAATGCCGGGCATCTACCAAATCACCCGGTCGTACCGCCCGCCAGTGCTCCATCGGCGATCGCGGTTGGCGGTTTGGATGACAACAATTCGATAAATCGTGCAAAACGCGGAATGTACCGCTCGTCCTATGGTCCGACGATCGACGGGCTGCAAAAGCCTGAGGTTATCGCGTCATCGATCTGGGTTCCCGCTCCGATACTCCCGAACACACCGACGGCTCAGCAGGCGGCACTGCTTGAGAAGCTCGATAAGGCTCAGGACGACGAGCTCCACGGAATTATTCACGAATACCGCGGCACCGACCCCGAGCTTGACGCAGCTCACGACCGGCCCGTGCATAGCATTCGCCAGATCATTCTGCTGAAAATTCGCCGTGAGAACGTCATCACCAAGCACTACAAATACGTCGATGGCACATCGTTCTCGGCTCCGATCGTCTCGTCGCTTGCAGCACAGATGCTCGAGGCCAATCCGGACCTTACGCCGTCGCAGATCAAAAAGATCCTCATCTCAACATCCGAACGCCTGCCTCAATATGAGGTCGACCGCCAAGGCTGGGGCGTCATCGATCCGCGTCGGGCGGTTGAGGCGGCTCTTTCACTTCGCTAA
- a CDS encoding DUF58 domain-containing protein, whose amino-acid sequence MRFVFSRRFYILLAIAAIPLSLSWNFAVLRYGVLAFDILLIAAAVADYFTSRRLPEGFQLSREFDKRFAIRDPTKVSIRIDNATERTIHLRIKDEFPSAMKLDETREAEFSVQGQTTAEFFYHLTPKKRGRYEFGMTAVRFLSRFGLVWCQISLGEAQSVKVYPNMRRAREMELKALGARSFLAIQRRAIRRGEGREFESMRDYVRGDELRHISWTATARRSKLTTRQYQIERDQTVIIALDAGRLMTGRIGEETKFDTALHASLALMSASARAGDNCGLVVFGRRILKYLPPKRGLEHLDAVLEALHDIEPELIEPSYARAFQYIASNTKKRAFVVVLTDLVDKDSSKELINSLRLLRPRHLPLVATIGDRDLNAAVSRSPADIKDVFTQSAAEEMIHQRESALRLVESLGGMALDVTAQTLTPKLLEAYLKVKERGLL is encoded by the coding sequence ATGCGATTTGTATTTTCACGCCGCTTTTATATTCTGCTGGCGATCGCGGCTATTCCGCTGTCGCTATCGTGGAACTTTGCCGTGCTGAGATATGGCGTATTAGCGTTTGATATTCTGCTAATTGCCGCCGCGGTGGCCGATTATTTTACCAGCCGAAGGCTTCCAGAAGGCTTTCAACTCTCCCGTGAATTCGACAAAAGATTCGCTATCCGCGATCCAACTAAGGTCAGCATTCGGATCGACAACGCCACCGAGCGGACCATACACCTGCGGATCAAAGACGAATTCCCTTCGGCAATGAAGCTCGATGAGACGCGAGAAGCGGAGTTTTCCGTTCAAGGGCAAACTACGGCGGAATTCTTCTACCATCTAACTCCAAAAAAGCGTGGCAGATATGAATTTGGGATGACAGCTGTCAGATTTTTGTCAAGGTTCGGGCTGGTGTGGTGTCAAATTTCGCTGGGCGAGGCTCAGTCGGTAAAGGTCTATCCCAATATGCGGCGGGCACGCGAAATGGAACTCAAGGCTCTCGGTGCCCGGTCATTTCTCGCGATCCAACGGAGGGCGATCCGCCGAGGCGAGGGCCGTGAATTTGAGTCGATGCGCGATTACGTTCGCGGCGATGAACTTCGCCATATCTCCTGGACGGCAACCGCAAGACGGTCAAAACTAACCACGCGCCAGTACCAGATCGAACGCGATCAGACCGTTATTATTGCCCTCGATGCCGGCCGTCTTATGACCGGACGCATTGGCGAAGAGACTAAATTCGACACTGCACTCCACGCGAGCCTCGCCTTGATGTCGGCATCGGCTCGTGCCGGTGACAACTGCGGCCTCGTTGTCTTTGGCCGTCGTATTCTCAAATACCTGCCGCCGAAACGCGGCCTGGAACACCTTGACGCCGTTCTCGAAGCGCTTCATGATATTGAGCCCGAGTTGATCGAGCCGTCGTACGCACGTGCCTTCCAGTACATCGCTTCTAATACGAAAAAACGTGCTTTCGTTGTGGTACTTACGGATCTGGTTGATAAAGATAGTTCAAAAGAACTGATAAATTCGCTCCGTTTGCTCCGTCCCAGACACTTGCCGCTCGTTGCGACCATCGGTGACCGCGACTTGAACGCCGCCGTCAGCCGATCGCCGGCGGACATCAAAGATGTCTTTACCCAATCTGCCGCCGAAGAAATGATCCACCAGCGAGAATCTGCACTCAGACTGGTTGAATCTCTTGGCGGAATGGCCCTTGATGTCACAGCGCAGACGCTCACACCCAAACTGCTCGAGGCTTATTTGAAGGTGAAGGAGCGAGGATTGCTTTAA
- a CDS encoding alpha/beta hydrolase, whose translation MKSLLIIFLVAVLLSMQNVIAQETSPVPVASTVKASPRDESPHKSDFFTVNGVRLHYLDWGGMGEVILFLHGFPGSAHNFDEMAPKFTDKFRVLGLTRRGHGQSEKIESGYETDNLVEDVRKFLDGMKIKRVNLIGFSAGGDELTRFATIYPKRVIKLVYLDAAYDRRDVSALEKLDPLLSQTADDPSTRIEAAMMRSQDRFRPSYTKIKAPALSYYAITEEHWGLKPETDEATRKIAQAFVETVVQPRQWKNIEQFRKEMANGKVVVLRNTYHSFYRDPKLKERIVREIREFLLSR comes from the coding sequence TTGAAATCATTACTGATAATTTTTCTTGTTGCAGTTCTTTTATCAATGCAGAATGTCATTGCACAGGAAACGAGCCCTGTTCCAGTCGCTTCCACTGTAAAGGCTTCTCCAAGAGATGAATCGCCGCACAAGAGTGACTTTTTCACCGTGAACGGCGTGAGACTTCATTATCTGGATTGGGGCGGCATGGGTGAGGTGATCCTATTTCTTCATGGTTTTCCTGGCAGCGCTCACAACTTTGATGAAATGGCTCCGAAATTCACCGACAAATTTCGTGTTTTGGGATTGACCCGCCGCGGACACGGGCAGTCCGAAAAGATCGAGAGCGGCTACGAAACAGATAATCTAGTCGAGGATGTACGAAAGTTCCTTGATGGGATGAAGATCAAACGGGTTAACCTAATAGGATTCTCGGCGGGCGGCGACGAACTGACCCGGTTCGCGACAATCTACCCGAAACGTGTTATCAAGCTTGTGTATCTGGATGCAGCTTACGACCGCCGAGACGTTTCCGCACTTGAGAAATTGGATCCGCTGTTAAGCCAAACGGCCGACGATCCTTCCACAAGAATAGAAGCGGCGATGATGAGATCTCAAGACCGCTTCCGCCCATCCTACACAAAGATAAAGGCCCCCGCCTTGAGTTACTATGCTATTACTGAAGAGCACTGGGGCCTCAAGCCCGAGACGGACGAAGCTACTCGGAAAATAGCCCAGGCATTTGTCGAGACTGTTGTCCAGCCTCGACAATGGAAGAATATCGAGCAGTTCAGAAAAGAAATGGCGAACGGTAAGGTCGTAGTTCTTCGCAACACTTACCATAGCTTTTATCGGGATCCAAAGCTGAAGGAAAGGATCGTCCGTGAGATTCGTGAGTTTCTTTTGAGCAGATAG
- a CDS encoding patatin-like phospholipase family protein, producing the protein MPKKIGLALSGGGARGFAHIGVLKVLVENNVPIDMIAGTSAGSIIGGAFASGMSIEDILAMAEKVGWTNMTRPSMSPIAMLSNAPMGRFLASHFPVTRFEGIKIPFAAVACDLRRGEEVVLRDKGDMIFAIQASCAVPGVFAPMTDEKGRTLIDGGAVSLTPTNAVRQLGADVVIAVDLLACGSNFLGKPRTALGMILQSALILLSSSSKNQSNQADVSVEPRIAHLRADQIGKRAEFIALGEAIAQEKLGEILAAIQ; encoded by the coding sequence ATGCCCAAAAAGATCGGCCTTGCACTTTCCGGCGGCGGAGCACGCGGGTTTGCTCATATCGGTGTGCTGAAGGTACTGGTCGAGAATAATGTTCCGATCGACATGATTGCCGGAACTTCGGCCGGGTCGATCATCGGCGGTGCATTTGCGTCCGGAATGTCGATCGAGGATATCCTCGCAATGGCAGAAAAAGTGGGCTGGACGAATATGACCAGGCCATCGATGTCGCCTATTGCTATGCTGTCAAATGCACCGATGGGCCGCTTTCTTGCGAGTCATTTCCCGGTAACAAGATTCGAAGGTATAAAGATCCCTTTTGCCGCGGTCGCGTGTGACCTCCGACGCGGTGAAGAGGTCGTTTTGCGGGATAAGGGTGACATGATATTTGCGATCCAGGCAAGCTGCGCGGTTCCCGGCGTTTTTGCTCCGATGACCGATGAAAAGGGCCGCACACTCATAGACGGCGGAGCGGTATCGCTCACGCCGACCAATGCGGTAAGGCAATTAGGAGCAGACGTCGTGATAGCGGTCGATTTACTGGCCTGCGGGTCGAACTTTCTCGGAAAGCCAAGAACTGCTCTCGGGATGATTCTTCAATCCGCGTTGATATTGCTCAGTTCCTCTTCGAAAAATCAAAGCAATCAGGCGGACGTGTCGGTAGAACCCCGGATCGCCCATTTAAGGGCTGACCAGATCGGGAAAAGGGCCGAATTTATCGCTCTGGGTGAAGCGATCGCGCAAGAAAAGCTGGGCGAAATTCTTGCGGCGATTCAATGA
- a CDS encoding class I SAM-dependent methyltransferase, giving the protein MPADSVILIVYTTKYRLGGNQFPVVAKTLAAERRDGGFSGDIVTRAVESKRDILAAIAEIRDAGRKISEFHFVGHSGMYGPMYGTVAFPEQFSPYEWEQIEIPFAEDGTAAFHCCRSARWFAPFFARTFNVPTYGFFWYTTFSRSKERYVAAGDGTDGKLYTIGCKGRKSHGFLASAQKRLGFMPAEEMKRFEPRPPDGDTSYDHVAELYDAAFQDIRVRKVEWDWLNEHLPSGKIDMLDIGCGNGALLYALRERIGSGIGVDESGGIIERAKLKNAGNEHISFQQINGPVLPFPDNSFDAVTSLMSFRYLDWDPLLAEIKRVMKPDGKFLIIDMVTVPVAIGEYPRLLKDKLKTKAEQKKNAAFDAALQKLVSHPDWKKMLEYNPIRSEHEMKWYLESRFPGQKIETLNMAWNSRIVAFDSGPVERGVEVKLSYP; this is encoded by the coding sequence ATGCCGGCTGATTCTGTAATTCTAATTGTTTACACAACCAAATATCGTCTCGGCGGCAATCAGTTTCCGGTGGTGGCGAAGACGCTTGCAGCTGAGAGGCGTGATGGTGGTTTTTCGGGCGATATTGTTACGCGGGCGGTTGAAAGCAAGCGGGATATTTTGGCAGCGATCGCCGAGATTCGCGATGCCGGAAGGAAGATCAGCGAGTTTCATTTTGTCGGCCATTCCGGGATGTACGGGCCGATGTATGGAACGGTCGCATTTCCTGAACAGTTTTCGCCGTACGAATGGGAGCAGATAGAGATACCGTTTGCCGAGGATGGAACGGCCGCGTTTCATTGCTGCCGGTCGGCACGTTGGTTTGCACCGTTTTTTGCCCGAACTTTTAATGTGCCGACCTACGGGTTCTTTTGGTACACGACGTTCTCGCGAAGCAAAGAAAGATACGTCGCGGCAGGTGATGGTACCGACGGAAAGCTCTACACGATCGGCTGCAAAGGCCGGAAATCGCATGGTTTTCTGGCTTCGGCCCAGAAGCGGCTTGGATTTATGCCTGCCGAGGAAATGAAACGTTTCGAGCCGCGTCCACCGGATGGAGATACTTCGTACGACCATGTTGCCGAGCTTTATGACGCCGCGTTTCAGGATATTCGTGTTCGAAAGGTCGAATGGGATTGGCTCAACGAACATCTTCCCTCGGGCAAGATCGACATGCTCGACATCGGCTGTGGAAACGGTGCATTGCTTTATGCACTGCGTGAACGCATCGGTTCCGGCATCGGCGTTGATGAATCCGGCGGGATCATCGAGCGGGCAAAACTTAAGAATGCGGGAAATGAACACATTTCTTTTCAGCAAATAAACGGGCCCGTACTGCCATTCCCGGACAATTCATTTGATGCGGTAACGTCGCTGATGTCGTTTAGATATCTGGATTGGGATCCGCTTTTGGCTGAGATCAAACGCGTCATGAAGCCAGACGGCAAGTTTCTTATCATTGATATGGTGACGGTTCCGGTCGCCATAGGCGAGTATCCGCGATTGCTAAAAGATAAGCTGAAAACGAAAGCGGAGCAGAAAAAAAATGCCGCTTTTGATGCTGCCCTGCAAAAGCTTGTATCGCATCCCGATTGGAAAAAAATGCTCGAGTACAACCCGATCCGCTCTGAGCACGAGATGAAATGGTATCTCGAAAGCCGCTTCCCGGGACAGAAGATCGAGACGCTCAATATGGCGTGGAACTCTCGGATCGTCGCATTCGACAGCGGCCCGGTCGAGCGCGGCGTTGAGGTCAAGCTATCCTATCCGTGA